A window of the Pseudomonas sp. B21_DOA genome harbors these coding sequences:
- the metE gene encoding 5-methyltetrahydropteroyltriglutamate--homocysteine S-methyltransferase — protein MALAHSLGFPRIGRDRELKKAQEAFWKGELNEAGLRDVGRALRKAHWNLQKNAGIDLLPVGDFAWYDQVLTHSLMFGVIPERFRPHDGKATLQTLFSMARGVSNACCGDGHAQEMTKWFDTNYHYLVPEFSVDQHFQLGWEQLFEETEEARALGHNVKPVIIGPLTYLWLGKTKGTDFDKLDLLDRLLPLYGQIFARLAALGVEWVQIDEPILVLDLPQDWKNAFERAYNQIQRDPLKKLLATYFGGLEENLGLAANLPVDGLHIDLVRAPDQYPTILDRLPAYKVLSLGVVNGRNVWRCDLQNALATLRHAHERLGDRLWVAPSCSLLHSPVDLGREDQLDAELKSWLAFAVQKCEEVAVLAQAVSEPEAPQVLRALAQSRSVQTSRAASPRIHKPAVQARVAAITARDAQRQSPFAQRIAKQRGKLDLPLFPTTTIGSFPQTAAIRLARQAYKQGKLSAADYTDAMHTEIRHAVEIQERLGLDVLVHGEAERNDMVEYFAEQLDGYAFTRFGWVQSYGSRCVKPAVIFGDLSRPQAMTVEWIRYAQGLTNKVMKGMLTGPVTMLMWSFAREDASREVQARQLALAIRDEVNDLEAAGIKIVQIDEAAFREGLPLRRAQWPAYLEWASEAFRLCASGVRDETQIHTHMCYSEFNDVIESIAAMDADVITIETSRSDMELLEAFEAFAYPNDIGPGVYDIHSPRIPDVTEMVGLLRKAAQRIPVERLWVNPDCGLKTRSWPETEAALVHMVNAARQLRKDWA, from the coding sequence ATGGCACTGGCCCATTCCCTTGGATTTCCGCGCATCGGTCGCGACCGCGAACTGAAGAAAGCGCAAGAGGCGTTCTGGAAAGGAGAACTGAACGAGGCGGGCTTGCGTGACGTCGGGCGTGCGCTGCGCAAGGCCCATTGGAACTTGCAGAAAAACGCTGGCATCGACTTGCTGCCGGTCGGCGATTTCGCTTGGTACGACCAGGTGCTCACGCACTCGCTGATGTTCGGCGTGATCCCCGAACGCTTCCGCCCGCATGACGGCAAAGCCACGCTGCAAACCCTGTTCAGCATGGCCCGAGGTGTCAGCAATGCTTGCTGCGGCGACGGCCATGCTCAGGAAATGACCAAGTGGTTCGACACCAACTATCACTACCTCGTACCGGAATTCAGTGTCGACCAGCACTTCCAGCTGGGTTGGGAGCAGCTGTTTGAAGAAACTGAAGAGGCCCGTGCGCTGGGGCACAACGTCAAACCGGTGATCATCGGCCCGCTGACCTATCTGTGGCTGGGCAAAACCAAAGGCACCGATTTCGACAAGCTCGATTTGCTTGATCGCCTGCTGCCGCTGTACGGCCAGATCTTCGCGCGACTGGCAGCATTGGGGGTGGAGTGGGTGCAGATCGACGAGCCGATTCTGGTGCTCGATCTGCCTCAGGACTGGAAGAATGCCTTCGAGCGCGCCTACAACCAGATCCAGCGCGATCCGCTGAAAAAACTGCTTGCTACGTACTTTGGTGGTCTGGAAGAAAACCTCGGCCTGGCGGCGAACCTGCCGGTCGATGGCCTGCACATCGATCTGGTGCGCGCGCCGGATCAGTACCCGACCATTCTGGATCGTCTGCCGGCCTATAAAGTGCTGTCGCTGGGTGTGGTCAATGGCCGCAACGTCTGGCGCTGCGATCTGCAAAACGCGCTGGCGACGCTGCGCCATGCCCATGAGCGTCTGGGTGATCGTTTGTGGGTGGCGCCGTCCTGCTCGTTGCTGCACAGCCCGGTTGATCTGGGCCGAGAAGACCAGCTCGATGCCGAACTGAAAAGTTGGCTGGCATTTGCCGTGCAGAAGTGCGAAGAGGTCGCCGTGCTCGCCCAAGCGGTCAGCGAGCCGGAAGCGCCGCAGGTGTTGCGCGCCCTGGCGCAAAGCCGCTCGGTACAAACCAGCCGCGCCGCCTCGCCGCGTATTCACAAACCGGCGGTGCAAGCGCGGGTTGCGGCGATCACTGCCAGGGATGCGCAACGCCAATCGCCGTTTGCCCAGCGCATCGCCAAACAGCGCGGCAAACTCGATTTACCGCTGTTTCCGACCACCACCATTGGTTCGTTTCCGCAAACGGCGGCGATCCGACTGGCGCGTCAGGCCTACAAGCAAGGCAAGCTCAGCGCCGCCGATTACACCGATGCGATGCACACGGAGATTCGCCACGCTGTAGAAATTCAAGAACGCCTCGGCCTGGATGTGCTGGTGCACGGTGAAGCCGAGCGCAACGACATGGTCGAATACTTTGCCGAACAACTCGACGGCTATGCCTTCACCCGTTTTGGCTGGGTGCAGAGCTACGGTTCGCGCTGCGTCAAACCGGCGGTAATCTTCGGCGACCTCAGCCGCCCGCAAGCGATGACGGTCGAGTGGATTCGCTACGCCCAAGGTCTGACCAACAAAGTCATGAAAGGCATGCTGACCGGCCCGGTGACCATGCTGATGTGGTCGTTCGCCCGCGAAGACGCCAGCCGCGAGGTGCAGGCTCGACAACTGGCGCTGGCCATTCGTGACGAAGTGAATGATCTGGAAGCGGCAGGAATCAAAATCGTGCAGATCGACGAAGCGGCGTTCCGCGAAGGCTTGCCGTTACGCCGGGCGCAGTGGCCGGCGTATCTGGAATGGGCAAGCGAAGCTTTCCGCCTGTGCGCCTCCGGCGTGCGCGATGAAACCCAAATCCATACGCACATGTGCTACAGCGAATTCAACGATGTGATCGAGTCGATCGCGGCGATGGATGCCGATGTCATCACCATCGAAACCTCACGGTCGGACATGGAACTGCTTGAGGCTTTCGAAGCGTTCGCCTACCCGAACGACATCGGCCCGGGCGTCTACGATATTCACTCGCCACGGATTCCTGATGTGACGGAAATGGTTGGCTTGCTGCGCAAAGCTGCCCAGCGCATTCCGGTCGAGCGGCTGTGGGTCAATCCGGATTGCGGGTTGAAAACCCGAAGCTGGCCAGAGACCGAAGCGGCGTTGGTGCACATGGTCAACGCCGCACGACAACTGCGCAAAGACTGGGCCTGA